The DNA region CCGCTGGACGCCCGAGCGCGACAGCACGGTGGATCCCAACTCTCCCTTCTACGTTCTTCCTCATTTCAATCGTAGACCGGCTATCGACAGCGTTAAGATGATTACGGATTGCCGGGAAGATCTGATCGGCGACCAATGCGTCTTTGAAGTCCAGTGCTGGGTCAGCGACTCCGACCGCAATATCATTTACGATTCCCTGATTGCCCGCGTAGACACGGTGGTCCTTGGCCGGATGGCATTCGATCCCGATATTCGGGGCTTCTCCATCCGCCGGGGCGAAAGAGACATGCCCGCTGGAGACCTTGATCATTACGTTGGGGATTCCATCTGGGTGACCGTCGTGGATGATTCCGGCGCCCAGACCTCGCGGGGAATCGAGTTCCATCAGCCTGTCAGATCCCCTTGGCCTCTCAAGAATCATCCCGTAGGCGAAACCGGGCCGGATATCGTCACCGATTACCATCCGCGTCTGGGCTGGTTCTACTGGGGGAATCTGGATGACGGCCACAAGTTCTCCGTGCTCGTCCAGCGGGATGGACAGAATGATGTGTGGGATACGACGGGCCTGGCGCCTGCCGATACATTCATAGTGATCACGGACAGTCTCTCCGATTCCAACCTCCGCCCGGTAAACTACTCCTGGACTCTGACCGTCACCAACCGGCGGGGCGACAAACTGACCTGCCGTCCCGGACATTTTCAAATTTGGACAGATATGTTTTTGCGCGGTAAAGACAGAAGGATTGAATCGCCCAAATAGCCCATGCTCGAAAACTCTTCAACGACGACGCGTCCTGCGCAGGTGCCGGGTGCCGGTATGCTGCCGCAGGAGCAACTTCATGCGCTTTATGAAATCTCTCAGGTCCTGAACTCGATTCCGGACATTGACCGCCTGCTGGAACGGGTCATGGACATCGCCTTACAGGCGGTGGATGCCGAGCGCGGCTTTCTGGTGTTGCAGGAAAGTGACAGTGGCAAACTGACGGTGCGCACGGCGCGGAACATCGCGCCTGAATCGGCGCTCTCCATCGCCGACATCAGCCACTCCATCGTGCAGGAAGTGATCGATTCGCAGCGCGGCGTACTCACCGTGGACGCTCAGGCCGATCCGCGTTTCGCCGGCTCCGAGTCGGTGATCTTTAAGCAGATTCGCGCGGTCATGTCCGTGCCGTTCCTGCTGCGCGGCAAGATTCTCGGGGCCATTTATCTGGACAGCAAGGCCAAGCGCAGCGGTTTCACCGACGATTCCCTCGGCTTCCTGAAATCCTTCTCCAATCTTGCGGCCATCGCGATTGAAAACGCGCGGCTGATGGAGAACCTGCGGGATGAGAACTACCAGCTCCGCACGGAGGTGCAGCGCACCTACCATTTCCGGGAGATCATCGGGTCCTCGCAGCGCATGCAGAATGTCTTCGAGATTCTCGGAAAAATTATCCACTCGGATATTTCCGTGCTGCTGGAAGGCGAGTCGGGAACCGGCAAGGAACTGGTGGCGCGCGCGCTTCATTATAATGGGCCGCGCCGCGACAAGCCGTTCATCGCCCAGTTCTGCGGCAACCTTTCCGAGACGCTGC from bacterium includes:
- a CDS encoding sigma 54-interacting transcriptional regulator produces the protein MLENSSTTTRPAQVPGAGMLPQEQLHALYEISQVLNSIPDIDRLLERVMDIALQAVDAERGFLVLQESDSGKLTVRTARNIAPESALSIADISHSIVQEVIDSQRGVLTVDAQADPRFAGSESVIFKQIRAVMSVPFLLRGKILGAIYLDSKAKRSGFTDDSLGFLKSFSNLAAIAIENARLMENLRDENYQLRTEVQRTYHFREIIGSSQRMQNVFEILGKIIHSDISVLLEGESGTGKELVARALHYNGPRRDKPFIAQFCGNLSETLLESELFGHKRGSFTGAITDKKGLLEVANGGTFFLDEIADIPMSIQTKLLRVLQDGEFRRVGDTENRKANVRIVSATNKSLAREVEKGTFREDLFYRLNVITVSMPPLRERTGDIPLLVTHFLAKHANKNNDRVKKITNEAMRILETYHWPGNVRELENAVERAIVLAEDRDITPSELIIPRVAKPAGNSKSLKEYERDLVLKTLEEMKGNKTHTAEALGVSLRWLHYKLAEWKVGIH